One Ranitomeya variabilis isolate aRanVar5 chromosome 4, aRanVar5.hap1, whole genome shotgun sequence genomic window, gaccttcataggaacaaatcgagaagacagccataccaaatccccaacacgaagtcggggacccacaccgcggcggcggttggcaaaacgctgagccttctcttgtgacaactttaagttgtccaccacatgattccagatctgctgcaacctatccaccacagaatccaccccaggacagtcagaaggctccacatgtcccgaggaaaaacgaggatggaaaccagagttacagaaaaatggagaaaccaatgtagcggaactagcccgattattaagggcaaactcagccaacggcaagaaggtcacccaatcatcctgatccgcagaaacaaaacacctcaaataagcctccagagtctgattagttcgctccgtttgtccattagtctgaggatgaaaggcagacgaaaacgaccactcaatgcccatcctagcacaaaaggatcgccagaacctggaaacaaactgggatcctctgtcagacacaatattctcaggaatgccgtgtaaacgaaccacattctgaaagaacacaggaaccagatcggaagaggaaggcagcttaggcaaaggcaccaaatggaccatcttagaaaagcgatcacataccacccagatgacagacatgccctgagacaccgggagatctgaaatgaaatccatggaaatgtgtgtccaaggcctctttgggacaggcaagggcaagagcaacccgctggcacgagaacagcaaggcttagctcgagcacaagtcccacaggactgcacaaacgaccgtacatcccgtgacaaggaaggccaccaaaaggacctagccaccagatctctggtgccaaaaattcccggatgccctgccaacaccgaggaatgaacctcggaaataactctgctggtccacttatcaggaacaaacagtctgtcaggtggacaagagtcaggtctaccagcctgaaatctctgcaacacacgtcgcaaatccggagaaatggctgacaagataactccctctttaagaataccaaccggttctgcgactcccggagagtcaggcacaaagctccttgaaagagcatcagccttcacattctttgaacctggtaaatacgagaccacaaagtcaaaacgggagaaaaacaatgaccagcgggcctgtctaagattcaggcgtttagcagactcgagatacatcaaatttttgtgatcagtcaagaccaccacacgatgcttagcaccctcgagccaatgacgccactcctcaaatgcccacttcatggccaacaactcccgattgccaacatcataattccgctcagcaggcgaaaacttcctcgagaaaaaggcacaaggtctcatcacagagcaaccaggacctctctgcgacaaaacggcccctgcccaaatctcagaagcatccacttcaacctgaaagggaagtgagacatcaggctggcacaaaacaggcgccgaagtaaaccggcgcttaaactcctggaaagcctccacggctgcaggagcccagttagcaacatcagaacctttcttggtcatatccgtcaaaggtttaacaatgctagaaaaattagcaataaaacgacggtagaagttagcaaaacccaagaacttctgaagactgttaactgacgtgggttgagtccaatcatgaatagctcggaccttgactgggtccatctccaccgcagaaggggaaaaaataaaccccaaaaagggaaccttctgtactccaaagagacactttgagcccttaacaaataaagcattctcacgcaaaacctgaaacaccatcctgacctgttctacatgcgagtcccagtcatcagaaaaaaacagaatatcatccagataaacgatcataaatttatccagatacttccggaaaatatcatgcataaaggactgaaacactgaaggagcattagagagcccaaaaggcatcaccaagtactcaaaatgaccttcgggcgtattaaatgcggttttccattcatctcctcgcttaatgcgcacaaggttatacgcaccacgaagatctatcttggtgaaccacttggcacctttaattcgggcaaacaagtctgacaacagaggcaaaggatactgaaatttaacagtgattttattcaaaagccgatagtcaatacaaggtctcaaagatccgtccttcttggccacaaaaaaaaatcccgcaccaagaggggaagaggaaggacggatatgccccttttccagagattccttgatatacgaacgcattgcggtatgctcagttacagacagattaaatagtcttcccttaggaaatttgctacctggaatcaaatctatggcacagtcacagtccctatgaggaggcaaagcactggacctggactcgctgaacacatcctgataatcagacaaatactcaggaacttccgaaggagtagaggaagcaatagacaccggcggggaatcaccatgaatatcctgacagccccaacttgacacagacattgccttccaatccaagactggattatgagtctgtaaccatggcaaacccaaaacgaccaaatcatgcatcttatgcagaacaagaaaacgaatcacctcccgatcttcaggagtcatgcacatggttacctgtgtccaaaactgcggtttattttccgccaatggcgtagcatcaatacccctcagagggataggatttaccaacggctcaagaacaaaaccacagcgcttggcaaatgacagatccataagactcagggcagcacctgaatccacaaacgccataacagggtaagaggataatgagcaaattaaagtcacagacaaaataaatttaggttgcaaattaccaatggcgacaggactaacaacccttgttaggcgtttagagcatgctgatataacatgtgtagaatcaccacagtaaaaacacaacccattctgacgtctatgatatttccgctcatttctggtctgaattctatcacattgtatcaaatcaggtgcttgtttagacaacactaccagaggattagcggttttgcgctcccgcaaacgccggtcaatttgaatagccagcgccatggaatcattcatacttgtaggaatggagaaacccaccatcacattcttaatggcttcagaaaggccatttctgaaatttgcggccagagcacactcattccactgagtaagcacggaccatttccgaaatttttggcaatacacttcagcttcatcctggccctgagaaatagccagcaaggctttttctgcctgaacctcaagattgggttcctcgtacagcaatccgagcgccagaaaaaacgcatcaatatttgccaatgccggatctcctggcgctagcgagaaagcccaatcctgcgggtcgccccgtaaaaaagagataacaattttaacttgctgagctgagtctccagatgaacggggtctcagagatagaaacaatttacaattatccctgaaattcctaaacttaaatcggtctccagaaaacagttcaggaataggtattttaggttcagacatagaactactggtaacaaaatcttgtatgctttgcacacgagctgcaagctggtccacacttgtaatcaaggtctggacattcatgtctgcagcaagctcaagccactcagaggtaaaggggaggaagagaggaaaaaaaaaaaaaaactcagaatttcctttcttattatcccacttctgcaatgcattaaacattcaatataggcctggcatactgttatgaccccaatggcagagggtctcaggaatgaataccaagtctgcaaacataaaaaaccagctcatagggcagtggtaactgggctgaccatatatctaatcctagcaccacaaatagaagtagccggggaacgtgcctacgttggttctagacgtctcgcgccagccggagaactaactaaccctagaagggaaaagaaaaagacctttcttgcctccagagaaaagaccccaaagttggatacaagcccccaacaaataataacagtgaggcaagaggaaaagacaaacataagaatgagctaggtatttagcaaagagaggcccactagctaatagcagaatatagtaagatgacttatatggtcagcaaaaaccctattaaaatatccacgctggatattcaagaacccccgaaccgtctaacggccgggggaagaacaccagccccctagagcttccagcaaagtcagaaatcacatttagtacaagctggacaaaaatagaagcaaagcaagtaactcaaaaaacaaagaagcaggacttagcttaattttgcaagagcccggaccagcagacaggagcaacagaaggatctgattacaacgatgccaggcactggactaaggatccaggaagtttatatagcgacacccctggactaacgacccaggtgagtgccaaactgaagaaagacaatcccagagtcatatcactagtgaccacaagagggagcaaaaaagtctaattcacaacagtcctccatgCTTCTGCTTTCTATAAAGTGTTTATCTCAACCCAGAGCTGGAATCACAGCTATAttgctcagtattgctgtataatgttctccaAGCTTCTGCTTTCTAGCAAGTGTTTATCTCAGTGGAATCACAGCAATATTGCTTAGTATTACTGTATAATGTCTTCCTTGCTGTAGCTTTCTTGTAAGTATTTTGtctcaccccagtgctggattTGCAAATACActtctcagtactgctgtataatgtcctccatgcttctgctttctagtaagtgtttatctcagcCCAGAGCTGGAATCACAGCTATATTGCTCAGTATTGCTATGTAATAGCTTCCTTGCTGTAGCTTTCTTGTAAGTATTTTGtctcaccccagtgctggattTGCAGCTACACTTCTCATTACAGAATTGTGCTGTATAATGTGATTTGTGCTGTGTAGGGAAGACATCATAGCTGCTAGTCTTCTCCTACTagcccagagacaactgaaaaaTACAGATAGAGTCTGAAAAGGGTATAACTGATAAAAAACGAAGGAAACCAGTTCTGCAGGGGCAGAAACAGAGTTGATGACATGAAACGATATTTTTTATCAGTTGTGTGTTCTTAAAGTATATTCTGTGAAGAAAAATATCCATTATATCCATTGTTACAAATAATGTAATACAAGAACGCCTCCGCACGACGATTCTTGGGAACGGCTGGCGCTGACCCTTAGTCCTCCCGTGATCAGAGAAAAAGGCATAAAACATTATTATGAATCTTTTATTATCCTTTTATAGATACACAATATTCGACTACAGAGAACAAAGGAAAGGAGATACAATATGGGCTCTGGGGGATTAGTCTGCTTCGGGACAGTCCTCGGGAAGGACGCACGCTGACTTATCATCCAGGAATATGTAATCGTTCTTACAGTAGCAGCCTTCGGTGCATTCAAATTCACACTTAGCCTTTAAGTTGCAGGTACTGGGGCAGGGGCTGCCGCATGTTGTGTATGTCCGGTTCCCGGTGCAGCCCTCACATTTCTCCTTCTCTACACAAGATTCCCCCAGCTCCACATATCCATCCTTACAGAAGCAGCCGCTCTTGCAATTCTTCGTGCAAACACCTCCATTAGGGTGGGTGCAGTTTGGGGGGCAGACGCTCCCACACTCTTTATATTCTTTATCGGGTCCACAGTCTATGACCCGGGctgcaaaattagaaaaatgtcagaTGAGGAAAGGGGATG contains:
- the LOC143768733 gene encoding alpha-tectorin-like, translated to MSPVSALLLSLLGAAFILISAQDPQKTRVIDCGPDKEYKECGSVCPPNCTHPNGGVCTKNCKSGCFCKDGYVELGESCVEKEKCEGCTGNRTYTTCGSPCPSTCNLKAKCEFECTEGCYCKNDYIFLDDKSACVLPEDCPEAD